The sequence GGCACCGCGGCCGACACACAACCCCAGCCCGCCGCAGGCGCAACGGCGGCAAACCCCCGCGGCGGGGCAGCCAACTACGTGGGGAGAATCCGCCCTCGGAGGATCCGTTCCAGCTCCCGCGCCGCCCGCGACGGCGAGACGTCGCCGCGATGGGCGACCGAGACGACGCGATGCATACCGCGGGTCGCGAACCGCGTAACCCGCAGGCCGGACCGGTCGGCGACCATGCTCGGGACGACGGCGATGCCGAGGCCGGCTCGGACGAAGCCGAGGACCGCGTCCATCTCACCGCCCTCGACCGTGAAGGTCGGTTCGAAGCCCGCCGCGCGGCACGCCGCCGTGGTGAATTCCCGCAGGTCGTAGCCGCGGCGGAACATGGCCAGGGGGCGGCCGCGCAGGTCCTCGACGCGGATGCGGGTGCGGCGGCCGGTGACGGGCGCGGGCCGGTCCGGGGCGGAGACCACGACGAGTTCCTCGCGCAGGAGGTCGGAGGTGGCCAGGGCGGGCGCCTGGACCGGCAGCGGGGTGATGACCAGGGCGAGGTCCAGTTCGCCGTCGGCCAGGGCGCGGACCAGGTCCTGGGAGCCGTCCTCGGTCACGAGCAGCTCGACGCCGGGGTAGGTGGCGTGGAAGGCGCTCAGGACGTCGGGGACAAGGCTGGCGCAGAGGCTGGGCGGGGCACCGAGCCGGAGCCGGCCGCGGCGGAGCTGGGCGACCTCCTGGACCTCGCGGCGGGCGGTCTCGGTGTCGGCGAGGATCCGGCGGGCCAGAGGGAGCAGGGTCTCGCCGGCGTCGGTGAGGGTGATGTGGCCGCGGGCGCGATGGAAGAGTTCGGCACCCAACTCCCGCTCCAGCGACCGGATCTGCTGGGAGAGGGAGGGCTGGGCGACGTGTTCGCGCTCGGCGGCCCGGGTGAAGTGACGGGTGTCCGCGACGGCCGTGAAGTAGCGGAGCTGCTGCAACTGCATAAGGGGAATGTAAGGCATCGATAGGCCCAGACTATGGAGATCAGCCGGATCATGTCTTGGACTGATGGACGGCT is a genomic window of Streptomyces gilvosporeus containing:
- a CDS encoding LysR family transcriptional regulator, with amino-acid sequence MQLQQLRYFTAVADTRHFTRAAEREHVAQPSLSQQIRSLERELGAELFHRARGHITLTDAGETLLPLARRILADTETARREVQEVAQLRRGRLRLGAPPSLCASLVPDVLSAFHATYPGVELLVTEDGSQDLVRALADGELDLALVITPLPVQAPALATSDLLREELVVVSAPDRPAPVTGRRTRIRVEDLRGRPLAMFRRGYDLREFTTAACRAAGFEPTFTVEGGEMDAVLGFVRAGLGIAVVPSMVADRSGLRVTRFATRGMHRVVSVAHRGDVSPSRAARELERILRGRILPT